A DNA window from Ctenopharyngodon idella isolate HZGC_01 chromosome 8, HZGC01, whole genome shotgun sequence contains the following coding sequences:
- the LOC127517067 gene encoding periaxin-like isoform X40, which yields MEETILPDDNTNPMEEIVLPDANTSPMEEIVLPDANTSPMEEIVLPDANTSPMEEIVLPDAKSTSPMEEIVLPDANTSPMEEIVLPDANTSPMEEIVLPDANTSPMEEIVLPDANTSPMEEIILPDDNTNPMEEIVLPDANTSPMEEIVLPDANTNPMEEIVLPDANTNPMEEIVLPDANTSPMEETILPDANTNPMVETILPDDNSKPLQEETVLPDANVILAQPRCPSAQHHSVQADAGQRACDSDVFIWQEVH from the exons ATGGAGGAGACGATATTACCAGATGACAA CACAAACCCCATGGAGGAGATCGTATTACCAGATGCCAA CACAAGCCCCATGGAGGAGATCGTATTACCAGATGCCAA CACAAGCCCCATGGAGGAGATCGTATTACCAGATGCCAA CACAAGCCCCATGGAGGAGATCGTATTACCAGATGCCAA AAGCACAAGCCCCATGGAGGAGATCGTATTACCAGATGCCAA CACAAGCCCCATGGAGGAGATCGTATTACCAGATGCCAA CACAAGCCCCATGGAGGAGATCGTATTACCAGATGCCAA CACAAGCCCCATGGAGGAGATCGTATTACCAGATGCCAA CACAAGCCCCATGGAGGAGATCATATTACCAGATGACAA CACAAACCCCATGGAGGAGATCGTATTACCAGATGCCAA CACAAGCCCCATGGAGGAGATCGTATTACCAGATGCCAA CACAAACCCCATGGAGGAGATCGTATTACCAGATGCCAA CACAAACCCCATGGAGGAGATCGTATTACCAGATGCCAA CACAAGCCCCATGGAGGAGACGATATTACCAGATGCCAA CACAAACCCCATGGTGGAGACGATATTACCAGATGACAA CTCAAAGCCCCTCCAGGAGGAGACCGTATTACCAGACGCCAA CGTCATATTGGCGCAACCAAG ATGCCCCAGTGCCCAGCATCACAGTGTTCAGGCAGATGCAGGACAGAGAGCATGTGATAGTGATGTGTTCATTTGGCAGGAGGTTCACTGA
- the LOC127517067 gene encoding periaxin-like isoform X47 → MEETILPDDNTNPMEEIVLPDANTSPMEEIVLPDANTSPMEEIVLPDANTSPMEEIVLPDAKSTSPMEEIVLPDANTSPMEEIVLPDANTSPMEEIVLPDANTSPMEEIVLPDANTSPMEEIILPDDNTNPMEEIVLPDANTSPMEEIVLPDANTNPMEEIVLPDANTNPMEEIVLPDANTSPMEEIVLPDANTSPMEEIILPDDNTNPMVETILPDDNVILAQPRCPSAQHHSVQADAGQRACDSDVFIWQEVH, encoded by the exons ATGGAGGAGACGATATTACCAGATGACAA CACAAACCCCATGGAGGAGATCGTATTACCAGATGCCAA CACAAGCCCCATGGAGGAGATCGTATTACCAGATGCCAA CACAAGCCCCATGGAGGAGATCGTATTACCAGATGCCAA CACAAGCCCCATGGAGGAGATCGTATTACCAGATGCCAA AAGCACAAGCCCCATGGAGGAGATCGTATTACCAGATGCCAA CACAAGCCCCATGGAGGAGATCGTATTACCAGATGCCAA CACAAGCCCCATGGAGGAGATCGTATTACCAGATGCCAA CACAAGCCCCATGGAGGAGATCGTATTACCAGATGCCAA CACAAGCCCCATGGAGGAGATCATATTACCAGATGACAA CACAAACCCCATGGAGGAGATCGTATTACCAGATGCCAA CACAAGCCCCATGGAGGAGATCGTATTACCAGATGCCAA CACAAACCCCATGGAGGAGATCGTATTACCAGATGCCAA CACAAACCCCATGGAGGAGATCGTATTACCAGATGCCAA CACAAGCCCCATGGAGGAGATCGTATTACCAGATGCCAA CACAAGCCCCATGGAGGAGATCATATTACCAGATGACAA CACAAACCCCATGGTGGAGACGATATTACCAGATGACAA CGTCATATTGGCGCAACCAAG ATGCCCCAGTGCCCAGCATCACAGTGTTCAGGCAGATGCAGGACAGAGAGCATGTGATAGTGATGTGTTCATTTGGCAGGAGGTTCACTGA
- the LOC127517067 gene encoding periaxin-like isoform X5, translating into MEETILPDDNTNPMEEIVLPDANTSPMEEIVLPDANTSPMEEIVLPDANTSPMEEIVLPDAKSTSPMEEIVLPDANTSPMEEIVLPDANTSPMEEIVLPDANTSPMEEIVLPDANTSPMEEIILPDDNTNPMEEIVLPDANTSPMEEIVLPDANTNPMEEIVLPDANTNPMEEIVLPDANTSPMEEIILPDDNTSPMEETILPDANTNPMVETILPDDNSKPLQEETVLPDANVILAQPRCPSAQHHSVQADAGQRACDSDVFIWQEVH; encoded by the exons ATGGAGGAGACGATATTACCAGATGACAA CACAAACCCCATGGAGGAGATCGTATTACCAGATGCCAA CACAAGCCCCATGGAGGAGATCGTATTACCAGATGCCAA CACAAGCCCCATGGAGGAGATCGTATTACCAGATGCCAA CACAAGCCCCATGGAGGAGATCGTATTACCAGATGCCAA AAGCACAAGCCCCATGGAGGAGATCGTATTACCAGATGCCAA CACAAGCCCCATGGAGGAGATCGTATTACCAGATGCCAA CACAAGCCCCATGGAGGAGATCGTATTACCAGATGCCAA CACAAGCCCCATGGAGGAGATCGTATTACCAGATGCCAA CACAAGCCCCATGGAGGAGATCATATTACCAGATGACAA CACAAACCCCATGGAGGAGATCGTATTACCAGATGCCAA CACAAGCCCCATGGAGGAGATCGTATTACCAGATGCCAA CACAAACCCCATGGAGGAGATCGTATTACCAGATGCCAA CACAAACCCCATGGAGGAGATCGTATTACCAGATGCCAA CACAAGCCCCATGGAGGAGATCATATTACCAGATGACAA CACAAGCCCCATGGAGGAGACGATATTACCAGATGCCAA CACAAACCCCATGGTGGAGACGATATTACCAGATGACAA CTCAAAGCCCCTCCAGGAGGAGACCGTATTACCAGACGCCAA CGTCATATTGGCGCAACCAAG ATGCCCCAGTGCCCAGCATCACAGTGTTCAGGCAGATGCAGGACAGAGAGCATGTGATAGTGATGTGTTCATTTGGCAGGAGGTTCACTGA
- the LOC127517067 gene encoding periaxin-like isoform X27, which yields MEETILPDDNTNPMEEIVLPDANTSPMEEIVLPDANTSPMEEIVLPDANTSPMEEIVLPDAKSTSPMEEIVLPDANTSPMEEIVLPDANTSPMEEIVLPDANTSPMEEIILPDDNTNPMEEIVLPDANTSPMEEIVLPDANTNPMEEIVLPDANTSPMEEIVLPDANTSPMEEIILPDDNTSPMEETILPDANTNPMVETILPDDNSKPLQEETVLPDANVILAQPRCPSAQHHSVQADAGQRACDSDVFIWQEVH from the exons ATGGAGGAGACGATATTACCAGATGACAA CACAAACCCCATGGAGGAGATCGTATTACCAGATGCCAA CACAAGCCCCATGGAGGAGATCGTATTACCAGATGCCAA CACAAGCCCCATGGAGGAGATCGTATTACCAGATGCCAA CACAAGCCCCATGGAGGAGATCGTATTACCAGATGCCAA AAGCACAAGCCCCATGGAGGAGATCGTATTACCAGATGCCAA CACAAGCCCCATGGAGGAGATCGTATTACCAGATGCCAA CACAAGCCCCATGGAGGAGATCGTATTACCAGATGCCAA CACAAGCCCCATGGAGGAGATCATATTACCAGATGACAA CACAAACCCCATGGAGGAGATCGTATTACCAGATGCCAA CACAAGCCCCATGGAGGAGATCGTATTACCAGATGCCAA CACAAACCCCATGGAGGAGATCGTATTACCAGATGCCAA CACAAGCCCCATGGAGGAGATCGTATTACCAGATGCCAA CACAAGCCCCATGGAGGAGATCATATTACCAGATGACAA CACAAGCCCCATGGAGGAGACGATATTACCAGATGCCAA CACAAACCCCATGGTGGAGACGATATTACCAGATGACAA CTCAAAGCCCCTCCAGGAGGAGACCGTATTACCAGACGCCAA CGTCATATTGGCGCAACCAAG ATGCCCCAGTGCCCAGCATCACAGTGTTCAGGCAGATGCAGGACAGAGAGCATGTGATAGTGATGTGTTCATTTGGCAGGAGGTTCACTGA
- the LOC127517067 gene encoding periaxin-like isoform X7 produces the protein MEETILPDDNTNPMEEIVLPDANTSPMEEIVLPDANTSPMEEIVLPDANTSPMEEIVLPDAKSTSPMEEIVLPDANTSPMEEIVLPDANTSPMEEIVLPDANTSPMEEIVLPDANTSPMEEIILPDDNTNPMEEIVLPDANTSPMEEIVLPDANTNPMEEIVLPDANTSPMEEIVLPDANTSPMEEIILPDDNTSPMEETILPDANTNPMVETILPDDNSKPLQEETVLPDANVILAQPRCPSAQHHSVQADAGQRACDSDVFIWQEVH, from the exons ATGGAGGAGACGATATTACCAGATGACAA CACAAACCCCATGGAGGAGATCGTATTACCAGATGCCAA CACAAGCCCCATGGAGGAGATCGTATTACCAGATGCCAA CACAAGCCCCATGGAGGAGATCGTATTACCAGATGCCAA CACAAGCCCCATGGAGGAGATCGTATTACCAGATGCCAA AAGCACAAGCCCCATGGAGGAGATCGTATTACCAGATGCCAA CACAAGCCCCATGGAGGAGATCGTATTACCAGATGCCAA CACAAGCCCCATGGAGGAGATCGTATTACCAGATGCCAA CACAAGCCCCATGGAGGAGATCGTATTACCAGATGCCAA CACAAGCCCCATGGAGGAGATCATATTACCAGATGACAA CACAAACCCCATGGAGGAGATCGTATTACCAGATGCCAA CACAAGCCCCATGGAGGAGATCGTATTACCAGATGCCAA CACAAACCCCATGGAGGAGATCGTATTACCAGATGCCAA CACAAGCCCCATGGAGGAGATCGTATTACCAGATGCCAA CACAAGCCCCATGGAGGAGATCATATTACCAGATGACAA CACAAGCCCCATGGAGGAGACGATATTACCAGATGCCAA CACAAACCCCATGGTGGAGACGATATTACCAGATGACAA CTCAAAGCCCCTCCAGGAGGAGACCGTATTACCAGACGCCAA CGTCATATTGGCGCAACCAAG ATGCCCCAGTGCCCAGCATCACAGTGTTCAGGCAGATGCAGGACAGAGAGCATGTGATAGTGATGTGTTCATTTGGCAGGAGGTTCACTGA